One window from the genome of Mucilaginibacter ginsenosidivorans encodes:
- a CDS encoding DoxX family protein codes for MTLFGTLGNYKNFGLLIIRLGLGGMFIYHGWPLLTGGVKTWEGLGESTKYVGIHFLPVVWGLLAALVETAGGFLVIIGLAFRPVCLLLVITLVVAAFSHFGKGGNLGDAAQAIETAVMFAGLLFLGPGKYSADKK; via the coding sequence ATGACACTATTTGGCACTTTAGGAAATTACAAAAACTTCGGACTACTTATCATACGCCTTGGCCTGGGCGGTATGTTTATTTACCATGGCTGGCCCCTGCTGACCGGCGGCGTAAAAACGTGGGAAGGTTTGGGGGAATCTACAAAATATGTCGGCATTCACTTTTTACCCGTAGTTTGGGGGCTGCTGGCAGCGCTGGTTGAAACTGCCGGAGGTTTTCTTGTCATCATAGGACTGGCCTTCAGACCGGTTTGCCTGTTATTGGTTATCACCCTTGTTGTTGCGGCTTTTTCTCACTTCGGTAAAGGTGGCAACCTTGGCGATGCCGCACAAGCCATAGAAACCGCCGTTATGTTTGCAGGGCTCCTTTTCCTTGGCCCGGGTAAATACAGCGCCGATAAGAAATAG
- a CDS encoding ORF6N domain-containing protein, whose protein sequence is MEDQFIPDEIIMNQIYYIRGQKVMLASDLAELYNIETRVLNQSVNRNLKRFPSDFMFQLSENEYSSLTSQFVMSKKGRGGRRVLPFAFTEHGVLMLSSVLNSDRAIQVNIQVMKIFTKIRQRLLDNTELRLEIEKIKS, encoded by the coding sequence ATGGAAGATCAATTTATACCTGATGAAATCATTATGAACCAAATATATTATATACGAGGTCAAAAAGTTATGCTGGCAAGCGATTTGGCAGAGTTGTACAATATTGAAACACGCGTTTTAAATCAATCAGTGAACAGAAATTTAAAACGATTCCCATCTGATTTCATGTTCCAGCTGTCGGAAAATGAATATTCCTCTTTGACATCACAATTTGTGATGTCAAAGAAAGGGCGTGGCGGGCGACGAGTTTTACCCTTTGCGTTCACTGAACATGGTGTTCTTATGCTTTCAAGTGTTCTTAACAGCGACAGAGCAATACAAGTAAATATTCAAGTAATGAAAATCTTTACTAAAATTCGCCAAAGGCTTCTGGACAATACGGAATTGAGGCTCGAGATTGAAAAAATTAAATCTTAA
- the metG gene encoding methionine--tRNA ligase produces MSQLNKFKRYTITSALPYANGPLHIGHLAGAYLPADIFVRYLRLKKQDVVYICGSDEHGAAITIKAKKEGTTPQAIIDKYHKQIKQSFEDFGIAFDIYHRTSSPIHHDLSQEFFLNLYEKDEFVEKLSEQYFDEDFQQFLADRYITGTCPNCSNPNAYGDQCENCGTSLNPTDLINPVSTLSGKAPILKLTKHWYLPLDKYQPWLEKWIDEKEGEWKVNVFGQCKSWLKSGLQPRSMTRDLDWGIDVPLEEAKGKKLYVWMDAPIGYISATKQWATDHNKDWKLYWKKQDKEEDNACLIHFIGKDNIVFHCIIFPAILKAHGEYILPQNVPANEFLNLEGDKLSTSRNHAVWLHEYLEEFPGKQDELRYVLTSILPETSDSEFTWKDYQARVNNELVAILGNFVNRVMILMHKFFDGKVENADGNIVLDEPAIDNELGRLYDELERSIETYKFRQGMQTVMDIARLGNKYLTEKEPWKTIKTDPDDARKTLHNCLVLIGHLAACLQPFLPGTAKKTLNMLNWPTDQIGFDEEVVFPSGHQLNPAALLFEKVEDGPIEAQIAKLESKKQQSAQAKTIHVPEPKENISYEAFATMDIRIGTILTAEKVAKTKKLLKLTIDTGIDQRTVVSGLAEQYEPEAIIGKRVSILVNLEPREIKGILSQGMILMAEDSEGKLSFVQPADDLHNGSVVR; encoded by the coding sequence ATGTCACAACTTAATAAATTTAAACGCTATACTATTACATCGGCCTTGCCCTACGCCAATGGCCCATTGCACATTGGTCACCTGGCAGGGGCATATTTGCCTGCCGATATTTTTGTGCGTTACCTGCGCCTTAAAAAGCAGGACGTGGTATACATTTGCGGCTCGGATGAGCATGGCGCCGCCATCACCATTAAAGCCAAAAAAGAGGGCACTACCCCGCAGGCCATTATTGATAAATATCACAAGCAGATAAAACAAAGCTTTGAGGATTTCGGCATAGCCTTCGATATTTATCATCGTACATCGTCGCCTATTCATCACGATCTGTCGCAGGAGTTTTTTCTGAACCTGTACGAAAAGGACGAATTTGTAGAGAAGCTTTCGGAACAATATTTTGATGAGGATTTTCAGCAGTTTTTAGCCGACCGGTACATTACGGGCACCTGCCCCAATTGCAGTAATCCCAACGCTTATGGCGACCAATGCGAAAATTGCGGTACATCGCTTAATCCTACTGATCTGATCAATCCCGTATCAACGCTGAGCGGGAAAGCTCCAATTTTGAAACTCACCAAACACTGGTATCTGCCATTGGATAAATATCAGCCCTGGCTGGAGAAGTGGATAGACGAAAAGGAAGGCGAATGGAAGGTGAACGTATTTGGCCAATGCAAATCGTGGCTCAAGTCGGGTCTGCAGCCGCGGTCGATGACACGCGACCTGGATTGGGGTATAGATGTTCCGCTGGAAGAAGCAAAAGGCAAAAAACTATACGTTTGGATGGACGCCCCCATAGGCTATATTTCGGCTACCAAACAATGGGCTACCGATCACAATAAAGACTGGAAATTATACTGGAAAAAACAGGATAAAGAAGAAGATAACGCCTGCCTGATTCATTTCATCGGCAAGGATAATATTGTTTTCCATTGCATTATTTTCCCTGCAATTTTAAAAGCACACGGCGAATACATTTTGCCGCAAAATGTACCTGCCAATGAATTTCTGAATTTAGAGGGTGATAAACTATCCACCTCCCGTAACCATGCGGTTTGGCTGCATGAATACCTGGAGGAGTTCCCCGGCAAGCAGGATGAGTTGCGTTATGTTTTGACATCTATTCTGCCCGAAACAAGTGACAGCGAATTTACCTGGAAAGATTACCAGGCAAGAGTGAATAATGAGCTGGTGGCAATTTTAGGCAACTTTGTAAACAGGGTAATGATCCTGATGCACAAATTTTTTGACGGAAAAGTTGAAAACGCTGATGGTAATATAGTTTTGGATGAACCCGCTATCGACAACGAGTTAGGCAGACTTTATGACGAACTGGAGCGCAGCATCGAAACGTACAAATTCAGGCAGGGTATGCAAACCGTGATGGATATTGCGCGGCTCGGCAACAAATACCTGACCGAAAAGGAACCCTGGAAGACCATAAAGACAGACCCTGATGATGCGCGTAAAACCCTGCATAACTGTTTGGTGCTGATAGGTCACCTGGCTGCATGTTTGCAGCCTTTTTTACCTGGAACAGCGAAAAAGACATTGAACATGCTGAACTGGCCAACAGACCAGATAGGTTTTGATGAAGAGGTGGTCTTCCCGTCGGGACATCAGTTGAACCCGGCTGCCTTGTTGTTTGAAAAGGTAGAAGACGGCCCGATAGAGGCCCAGATTGCTAAGCTTGAATCAAAAAAGCAGCAGTCCGCCCAGGCTAAAACTATCCACGTACCCGAACCTAAGGAGAATATCAGCTACGAGGCATTCGCCACCATGGATATCCGTATAGGTACGATACTGACGGCAGAAAAAGTTGCGAAAACGAAAAAGCTGCTCAAATTGACCATTGATACCGGTATCGATCAGCGCACGGTAGTATCCGGCCTTGCCGAACAATACGAGCCTGAAGCCATCATCGGTAAAAGGGTTAGCATACTGGTTAACCTGGAGCCGAGGGAAATAAAGGGCATCCTGTCGCAGGGAATGATCCTGATGGCAGAGGACAGCGAAGGCAAGTTAAGCTTTGTACAACCTGCCGATGATCTGCATAATGGTTCTGTTGTTAGGTGA
- a CDS encoding SusD/RagB family nutrient-binding outer membrane lipoprotein, whose amino-acid sequence MKKYILIVAAFFTAGISGCKKDFLSLEVNPNTPSVTTPDLTLSAALNNSVAIVETNYNHFGVWAGFWTTSGNYVPNQSINQFQFTNNSFAGDWGNWYSNLTNYNNLENLSSTPDLANYQAIAKIMKAYGFQHLVDDYNNIPYSQAFQPSTILFPAYDKGADIYEDLGKQLDAAIALINGAPASAPKPSAADIVFHGNMTGWKKLANSLKLRLAIRVSTKTPGDALVTDLAATQSEGYLDGSLDAQANPGYSNTNGKQNPFYGNYGFDASGNPVFGNVYYRANNFEVTMLTNFNDPRLPRLFTLVPTSSSDATLRVHGNIFGDPGVLSNSYTSAQGPGLLQSPSQNALLFSGAESLFLQAEAANKGYITGDAKTLYEAGITASFVQLGLTPAQAATYYNQDIANVSWASSGNKEQAIITQKWISLTSLFNFEAWNEYLRTGFPAHPSSIDPAAISATYPTRIGYPLSELTTNPTNLAKEGTIDVFTSKIFWAQ is encoded by the coding sequence ATGAAAAAATATATTTTAATTGTAGCAGCATTTTTTACGGCGGGCATTTCCGGATGTAAAAAAGACTTTTTGAGTCTTGAGGTCAACCCCAATACTCCATCTGTGACAACACCGGATCTGACATTGTCAGCTGCTTTGAACAATTCGGTAGCCATTGTCGAGACCAATTACAATCATTTTGGAGTGTGGGCGGGTTTTTGGACCACCAGTGGTAACTATGTTCCAAACCAGTCTATTAATCAATTCCAGTTTACCAACAATTCGTTTGCCGGTGATTGGGGTAACTGGTATTCAAACCTGACAAATTATAATAACCTGGAAAATTTATCTTCCACTCCTGATCTGGCGAATTATCAGGCTATAGCCAAGATCATGAAAGCGTATGGTTTTCAGCATTTGGTTGATGATTATAATAATATACCTTACAGCCAGGCATTCCAGCCTTCTACAATCCTGTTCCCTGCTTATGATAAGGGAGCAGATATCTATGAGGATCTGGGCAAACAATTGGATGCAGCTATCGCATTGATCAATGGTGCGCCTGCTTCTGCTCCCAAACCGAGCGCCGCAGACATCGTTTTCCATGGCAACATGACGGGTTGGAAAAAACTTGCTAACTCTTTAAAACTTCGCCTGGCAATTCGCGTTAGTACAAAGACTCCCGGTGATGCATTGGTAACAGATCTTGCCGCTACTCAATCAGAAGGTTATCTTGATGGTTCCCTTGATGCACAAGCAAATCCAGGTTATTCAAATACAAACGGCAAGCAAAATCCATTTTATGGTAATTATGGTTTTGATGCATCGGGTAACCCGGTATTTGGGAACGTTTATTACAGGGCGAATAATTTTGAGGTAACTATGCTTACCAACTTTAACGACCCCCGCCTTCCTAGATTGTTTACTTTGGTTCCTACTTCGTCCAGCGACGCAACACTAAGGGTACACGGTAATATTTTCGGTGACCCCGGAGTATTATCAAACTCTTACACAAGTGCTCAGGGTCCGGGGCTGTTACAGTCGCCTTCGCAGAACGCATTGTTGTTTTCAGGGGCCGAGTCGCTGTTCCTGCAGGCCGAAGCAGCAAACAAAGGCTATATTACCGGCGATGCAAAAACGTTGTACGAAGCTGGTATAACAGCCTCGTTCGTTCAACTCGGTTTAACGCCTGCCCAGGCAGCTACGTATTACAACCAGGATATTGCTAATGTTAGCTGGGCTTCTTCAGGTAATAAAGAGCAGGCTATTATTACCCAAAAGTGGATATCGCTAACTAGCTTGTTCAACTTTGAAGCATGGAATGAATATCTTAGAACTGGTTTCCCGGCTCACCCATCTTCAATTGACCCTGCTGCAATATCTGCTACATATCCGACAAGAATTGGATATCCACTTTCTGAATTGACTACAAACCCAACCAATTTGGCTAAAGAGGGAACGATAGACGTATTCACAAGCAAAATATTTTGGGCCCAATAA
- a CDS encoding site-specific integrase, producing the protein MQWVSAAKYVKHLKKIVNYCLANQLLSDNPFINYRSKAKAKAKEFLMSEELEAIVVKSITIERLRQVRDVFVFCCYTGLCYADVQKLERHQIAKGVDGDQWIFTTRQKTETSSRIPLLGIAVDIIGKYADHPQCVNKNLVLPVLSNQRMNSYLKEIADICGINKTLTFHMARHTFATTVTLSNGVPIESVSKMLGHTSIKTTQHYAKVLDLKVSKDMALLKQKYAVS; encoded by the coding sequence GTGCAGTGGGTATCTGCGGCTAAATATGTAAAGCATTTAAAAAAAATTGTCAACTATTGCCTGGCTAACCAATTGCTATCCGATAATCCTTTTATCAACTACAGATCAAAGGCAAAAGCGAAAGCGAAAGAGTTTTTGATGTCTGAGGAATTGGAGGCAATTGTCGTCAAGAGCATAACTATTGAAAGGCTCAGACAAGTCAGAGACGTATTTGTGTTCTGCTGTTACACAGGTTTGTGCTACGCTGATGTTCAGAAACTTGAAAGGCACCAAATTGCTAAAGGCGTCGACGGCGACCAATGGATATTTACAACGAGGCAAAAAACAGAAACAAGTTCGAGGATACCTCTCTTGGGGATTGCGGTCGACATTATCGGCAAGTACGCAGATCATCCGCAATGCGTTAATAAAAATCTTGTTTTACCTGTCTTAAGTAATCAAAGAATGAACAGTTACTTAAAAGAGATAGCAGATATATGCGGGATTAATAAAACGCTTACCTTTCACATGGCAAGGCACACTTTTGCTACTACTGTAACGCTATCCAATGGAGTTCCGATTGAAAGTGTTAGTAAAATGTTAGGTCACACCAGTATCAAAACAACGCAGCATTATGCGAAGGTTTTAGATTTGAAAGTGAGTAAGGATATGGCACTCTTGAAACAGAAGTACGCTGTAAGTTAA
- a CDS encoding DUF1735 domain-containing protein encodes MKKRLYFISTLLLAMTALSLSSCLKDPRYVDFSKAGNVVNMPFSGQAYFGGDAITEAPADDENGTIVRQFSVNVATANPPTTDTKVTLAVDFSLVDSYNALGGAVHYEPMPSEAYSFTTTEVTVPSGKQYAVTSVTFYKNLLDPSKSYMLPIKIASTTGGYTISGNLGVHYYHFIGNDFAGAYLWDYTRIPAAGNFVGETTTLFPVTPTQFEMNSGYFTQTIRYEVTFTKNSDGTYSDFAVDLNADDIQNILVANGLTLVKHPVLVNYDPTHKYTYDEVVHGLLKLNWTTATRDITDYFYKP; translated from the coding sequence ATGAAAAAGAGATTATATTTTATTTCCACACTACTTTTGGCCATGACGGCGCTTAGTTTAAGCTCATGTCTTAAGGACCCCCGGTACGTAGATTTCAGCAAGGCTGGAAATGTGGTTAATATGCCTTTTAGCGGTCAGGCTTATTTTGGCGGTGATGCTATCACCGAAGCTCCGGCTGACGACGAAAACGGAACAATTGTAAGGCAGTTCTCCGTCAATGTGGCTACGGCTAACCCACCAACGACAGATACAAAAGTTACGTTGGCGGTTGATTTTTCTTTAGTGGATTCCTATAATGCGTTAGGTGGCGCAGTTCATTATGAACCAATGCCAAGTGAAGCATACTCGTTCACTACTACAGAAGTGACCGTACCGTCCGGTAAACAGTATGCCGTAACATCCGTAACCTTTTATAAAAATTTGCTTGATCCTTCAAAGAGCTATATGCTACCTATAAAGATCGCAAGTACAACAGGTGGTTATACGATAAGCGGGAATCTGGGTGTTCATTATTATCACTTTATTGGTAATGATTTTGCAGGCGCTTACCTGTGGGATTATACACGCATACCCGCAGCAGGCAACTTTGTTGGTGAAACCACTACATTATTCCCTGTTACACCGACACAATTTGAAATGAATTCGGGTTATTTTACGCAAACCATCCGTTATGAAGTTACCTTCACTAAAAACAGCGATGGTACATATTCGGATTTTGCAGTCGACCTAAATGCAGATGACATCCAGAATATATTGGTTGCCAACGGTCTGACATTGGTAAAACATCCTGTACTTGTAAATTATGATCCTACTCATAAGTACACTTACGATGAGGTGGTACACGGTTTGCTCAAATTGAATTGGACAACTGCGACCAGGGATATTACTGACTACTTCTATAAGCCATAG
- a CDS encoding phage integrase SAM-like domain-containing protein has protein sequence MKMNFSLLFYLKKQKIYESGPKPIYMRITVNGKRVEVSAGRDCEPSVWNSHAGRGIGSKSEIRALNSYLDTLQGKIFNAHQQLLAAGEEVTADRLRDQFTGRSEKTNFIVELFSEHNERMKTLIGNGFEANTLKSYRSSFKHLSAFVLYQFGKSDIDIKKLSHAFIVNYEFYLKTVCKCSGYLRLNM, from the coding sequence ATGAAAATGAATTTCAGTCTGCTTTTTTACTTGAAAAAGCAAAAAATCTATGAGTCGGGGCCTAAGCCTATTTATATGCGCATTACTGTTAACGGGAAGCGCGTAGAAGTCTCTGCGGGGAGGGATTGCGAACCGTCCGTATGGAATAGTCATGCGGGTCGAGGAATTGGCAGTAAATCAGAAATAAGGGCTTTAAATAGCTATTTGGACACCCTGCAGGGTAAGATATTTAACGCACACCAACAATTGTTAGCCGCCGGAGAAGAGGTCACCGCAGACAGGTTACGGGATCAGTTTACTGGCCGTTCCGAAAAGACAAATTTTATCGTTGAATTATTTAGTGAGCATAATGAACGTATGAAGACTTTAATTGGTAACGGCTTTGAAGCCAATACCCTTAAAAGTTATCGAAGCTCTTTTAAGCATTTGTCGGCATTCGTTCTGTATCAATTTGGGAAAAGCGATATAGACATCAAGAAATTAAGCCACGCCTTTATCGTTAATTATGAATTCTACTTGAAAACGGTGTGTAAGTGCAGTGGGTATCTGCGGCTAAATATGTAA
- a CDS encoding S66 peptidase family protein gives MHEPTDFSRLPDFPASGLTPPFLKKGDQIAITCPAKKLPKPMDDAVALLESWGLKVILGETLNASYHQFAGDDDLRAHDLQRFIDDDSIKAIIAARGGYGTIRMIDKVDFSNFKKNPKWLVGFSDITVLHAHIYKNYNTQTIHGQMPVTVPDASKYSLETLRKALFGETFGYQFDSHQLNRDGTGTGTLAGGNLSLLVAVLGSVSDYEYDGKILFIEDVGEYLYSVDRMVRTLDRAGKLKNLAGLVVGGFTELKDNDIPFGQSVPEIVMEVVKNYNYPACFDFPAGHIPDNQSLILGKTLTLSVNKNHVEAVYK, from the coding sequence ATGCATGAACCCACCGATTTTTCCAGGCTCCCGGACTTTCCGGCTTCCGGACTAACACCCCCGTTTTTAAAAAAGGGTGATCAGATAGCCATCACCTGCCCGGCAAAAAAGCTCCCAAAGCCGATGGACGACGCCGTGGCCCTTTTAGAATCATGGGGGCTTAAAGTGATTTTGGGTGAAACGCTGAATGCATCTTATCACCAGTTTGCCGGAGACGACGACCTGCGTGCACACGACCTGCAAAGATTTATCGACGACGATAGTATTAAAGCCATCATAGCCGCGCGCGGCGGGTACGGCACCATCCGGATGATAGATAAAGTTGACTTCAGCAATTTCAAAAAAAACCCAAAATGGCTGGTTGGCTTCAGCGATATTACCGTATTGCATGCGCACATTTATAAAAATTATAATACGCAAACCATTCATGGGCAAATGCCGGTAACGGTGCCCGATGCTTCAAAATATTCTTTAGAGACCCTGAGAAAAGCATTGTTCGGCGAAACGTTCGGTTATCAATTCGATTCACATCAGTTAAATAGGGATGGAACGGGTACAGGCACGCTGGCTGGTGGAAATTTGAGCCTGCTGGTGGCTGTGCTTGGTTCGGTATCCGACTATGAATATGATGGGAAAATACTTTTCATTGAAGATGTGGGCGAATACCTGTATTCTGTCGACCGGATGGTGCGCACGCTTGACCGTGCCGGCAAACTGAAAAACCTGGCGGGTCTGGTAGTTGGCGGATTTACCGAGCTAAAGGATAACGACATCCCTTTCGGGCAATCTGTTCCGGAAATTGTAATGGAGGTAGTTAAAAATTACAATTACCCGGCGTGTTTCGATTTCCCGGCCGGGCACATACCCGACAATCAATCGCTGATATTGGGGAAAACGCTAACTTTATCAGTAAATAAAAATCATGTGGAAGCCGTTTACAAATGA
- a CDS encoding aldo/keto reductase, producing MEAIKRIHLGQNGPLVSKLGLGCMRMSSVWGSQAPDEQEAIATIQKALDNGINFLNTGDFYGAGHNELLVGKAIKGRRDDAFISVKFGAIFHNGAWLGLDLRPVAIKNFINYSLVRLGADHIDLYQPCRMDGSVPVEDIIGTIADLIKEGKVRYIGVSEITPGQLRQAHAVYPISALEIGYSLADRQIESELLPVAKELDVAMVAFANTAEGLLTGDMKAPLPPGSYHTHFSRFQGDNLVKNLEKVEVLKDLAVARGVTPTQLAIAWVNAQGEHIMPLVSMSRRTRLPENMAAMAIQLTPEEMNRLNTTFAPGAILGGTYLQR from the coding sequence ATGGAAGCCATTAAAAGAATACATTTGGGCCAGAACGGCCCTTTAGTGTCCAAACTGGGTTTGGGCTGTATGCGCATGTCGTCCGTCTGGGGCAGCCAGGCGCCGGATGAGCAGGAAGCGATCGCGACGATCCAAAAAGCGTTAGACAACGGTATCAACTTTTTGAATACCGGCGATTTTTACGGTGCGGGCCATAATGAACTGCTGGTGGGCAAAGCGATTAAAGGCCGCCGTGATGACGCTTTTATCAGCGTCAAATTCGGGGCGATATTTCATAATGGTGCCTGGTTAGGCCTGGACCTGAGGCCTGTCGCGATCAAAAATTTTATCAATTATTCACTGGTGCGTTTGGGTGCGGATCACATCGACCTGTACCAGCCCTGCCGGATGGACGGCAGCGTACCGGTGGAAGATATTATCGGCACCATTGCCGATCTGATCAAAGAAGGCAAGGTGCGTTATATCGGGGTTTCGGAGATCACGCCCGGGCAGTTGCGGCAGGCCCATGCGGTGTATCCTATCAGCGCTCTGGAGATTGGTTACTCGCTGGCCGACCGCCAGATCGAAAGCGAACTGTTACCGGTTGCCAAGGAGCTGGACGTTGCCATGGTCGCTTTTGCCAATACGGCTGAGGGCCTGCTGACCGGCGATATGAAAGCGCCCCTGCCACCGGGTAGTTATCATACCCATTTTTCGCGCTTTCAGGGAGATAATCTGGTAAAGAATTTGGAGAAAGTGGAGGTGCTGAAAGACCTGGCTGTGGCCAGAGGCGTTACGCCAACCCAATTGGCGATTGCCTGGGTGAATGCGCAGGGCGAACACATCATGCCGCTGGTGAGTATGAGCAGGCGGACCCGTTTACCGGAGAATATGGCAGCCATGGCCATCCAACTGACCCCGGAGGAAATGAACCGGTTAAACACTACTTTTGCTCCCGGTGCTATTTTAGGCGGCACCTATTTACAGCGTTAA